TCAATCGCAACTTTTACTCGCGTTTTATCGTTCATTTTCAGtaccgtagcaagggtaatataagtgggggggggcacgcaagtgctggaggcgtgaaccaccaggggggtctgggggcatgctcccccagaaaaatttgaaatctagagacttggaaatgctatttccagcgttctccaagagctatttgtgatttacgcttatcgcgaattatttacttcttagcaaaccaatgcgcattgagagtataacacttgcaacgtcaattacaaaatagaaaaccaactatctctgtatcttgaaactaGAATGAAAAAACcagaatgtttcacctttcagagtcatcacagtaagttcgtagttattaaactgtctgagttgccttagaggcaaacgtagacttcattggcaggacgttttttgaaaacttcccaaacagttgcctgataatattttattttcaacattttatacaggtctgtttttactttttagcaaaaaaactgggggggcacggggcCCCCCGgtccctccccttgctacggcactgatttTAGTTTTTACCGTACATACTATGTGGCCCAGCAGCTTGGAAATAAAGAAGATTTACAACAAGGTCACATTCGTGGTTAAACTAACGAATCTTGACGGCCTGCAACGGACGCGCGTTGGGAACGCAACAGGCTGCCAACAACCAATCATACTGGAACATTCTAAAAGTAACTGTAGTTAaataccttattataggaaattaacgctccatgaaattaaggtgttggaaattaacgcgaatttaaTGGAAAATGAGTTtcgaataaataaaattaacgcgaaagaggaggtagaatttcacaataaaggaaattaacgcgaTTAAGACACAGTTGGTGGAAACGCGGTAATTAAcgctcaacaaaaataacgcgacttcaattaacgcgaattttaacaattcgcgttaatttcctataataataatttaaccAAGTTAACAACGAGGAGCAAGCATTATTATTCCTCAGTGCGCTGTTGTTTAGCATTGCGTTGCGTCTTATCGTTGCGTTGAATTCTGGCGTTGTCGTTTAGCGTTGTATTGTTTCCCCAGGCCTCTTCGTCGCTATAACACCCCTATCTGCAGTGTGAGCATTCAGCGGCTCCGCTTGCTAAGGAATAATTTAACGTGTCTTATATAGTTAGGGGGACTCGTGGTGGGTACACTAGTATGCATGAGGTCAGTTACCCTTGTGATGGGAATGGTTGGTAGCTAAAGTAGGGTTCTTTTCAAGCCCTTGGCATCAACTGGCCTTGTGGAGACTTGCAATGAAATAGAGACTCTGTGTGGGGTACAAGTGGGAACGCTTGGCCCGTACTTACAGAGATTAGCGGTTGTTATGATTGGTGGTCGACCGGTCACTTTTACCCATGGGAAATCAGCTGTCGGGAATCGCTCCTTCTCAGAGTTTGAGTGTCGAGCATTACTTTAGTGACCTTTCAGACTTTGAGTTCGATTGCAGGTAACTTATTAAAGTTTACCTTCCGTTGGCGCAAGGATTCTCAGCAActgtgttttggtttttcattgtaagattatttttcttcatgaTTGAGTATTTTTTGCATTACTGTCAACTCGCAATTATAATGTTTTCCTAATCGCTTTTAGTTTTGTTCTCAAAATCGGATTATTTTAATGATTATGTTCATAAAACGGAACAGGAGAGGAGTTCACTCTATTGACAGATAAATCGTTATCTTTAAAAGATTAACGACATTTTTTAGTTTAAAGACATGTTTCGATGTTGCGAGCATCATCGTCCGGTTACAAAGCACTTGAAAAACGGTTAGGACTATATAACAACTAGGCGAAACATGCATAATTAATTATGATTAAGAGACAAGAGTTGCATATTTAAGTGAGATACAGAGTGTTTGAAAGAATGTAGAGCTCAAGGGCGTAGCCAGAGGGGGTCCTAGGGTGCctgtgaccccccttttgcaagccttttttaaccaaacaatctacaacaggtggcgaaaattccatgacgatatcttggccctAGTCAGGAGTCATAGCTCCTGTCATagttaaaaagccctttttttaaaccttttttttaaaatcaaagtGTTTTCGCCAGCGGCTCTTGTCAGCTTGCACGCCGCATTTAATACGATCCCACTGATACACAAGGGAGAGCAGCGACATAAACCATACATAGCTGGAGGTCGACATCGTAATGTGGTCGACAAACCAGCCTAAACACCTCACGCAAAGCTTTGAATGTCCGATAAGTTTTCTCGGGGATAATACAAGCCGATAAAAAATAGATAGCCAATGAGAGTGCGTTATTCAACAAAAGAGGGtttgaaaacataaacaaacgaccgcattGCATCAAGGACGAAAATGAACCTTTAATTGCCTTCGGGTCCATGCGATTAGTAAtggcaggagccgatgagcaggagcttgcaactcccatactaagcctatgtcacggcattttcacaacctgatctatttttagtacaccttttcttgacgtcaattagtgtcttgtgattggtaatggcactcccacgggagtctcattcaaagtagattcgatctgtCATGACTACGCCAACTGGttcaactagcgcgagcttgatgacgcgtactgtccaattattCAGGCATGACGCATACAACTGTACAGTTACAagtgcatgacgtgtgcaactgttcAATTAAtcctcaaatcagggctgctgatgaccaatcattcggaaattttgatatagttTGATTAGTATAGATAATCGCATTGGAGCAAGTAAAACTatggattaatatcacgcgtgttttcagaagttgctaaaattgcccgagtcacgcagcgacgagggcaacTTCAGCAACTTGTGAAAAcgcaagtgatattaatccctAATTTTACCAGGATCCATTGCGactacttgttaataacatagagggcaaaattactgaatatCTGAACTGCGACAATCTTTCCTCGAGGACACCaatctcgtactcttctaaatttgcttgcaagtttcccTCATTCACCCACTTTGctctttcaccactccgtgcttttcttcgtgttttcatttttgctcttgtCCTTttattcttcgatatattcctcgtcaactatctcgaaacgagacgccattgttacagagAAACTTCTCtattgaataagctgttgctagaaaacctgaggaccaatcgtgacggagtaattttgccctcttcacaatgcaaaattaagaaaaaaagaaaaaatactcttttcgttgaccaatcagcattcagtaactTTGCCCTCTATGGTATTAGGTACAAAACAGTGGTGCGAAGTCGGCTTTTTGGGGTCATACTTTAAGCAAAAATCATCTCTATAGCTGTCGATAAAACTGAATCAGTCTTTCATCACTTTCACAGAACCCTTCAGTTGATAACAACTCGTTCATAAGACATAAGCAATCATCGAAGTGTAGAAAATGCTTTTTATTGTCCAAGAGAAAGCAACTGACCACATTTGCAACAAGGACATTCTTGCTAATATTAAACTTATTATTTTGTTCCCCAAGTGGCCAGCACAAAGTCTACGGTATGATGATGATTGCCAGAAGATTATAGAAAGGTCGGATTTCGGGATAGTTACGGATGAGATTTTCCGTTAGCCAAAAATCGTTTCACAGCTGCCCCAGGATTAGTTGATTTAGTTCAAAGACCCCCATACTATTCAATACGTTAATATCTGTATTTTTTAATTCATGTCATTTACTTTCCTATCTTTGCTGAACGTAAGAAAATATCTTAACTTGTCTTGAAAGTGAAAACTGAATAAACGACAGCTACAAAAGGaataaactgaaaattcaaaacacTATGATGACGCATTACTACATAGAATTGACCTATCGTTTGGTGAGCAAccttaattattaattttggaAGTTTAAAGCAAAGATCAAGAAAACCAACACTCATAACTgttaaaaatacatataaatTATCCACCCGCTGGGAGGTCCATAagcaaaggaaaggaaaggaattttTTGTTggagtgtctagtcgttctagcgctggagcactaactGTAGACACtgtcaactgaaattaacaatgaacacaaatcaagtcaaatgatgatttttgaggagagaggaaaacggaagtacccggagaaaacctctcggtgcggAGTTGACAcccaacccacatatgacgtgggacctgggaatcgaacccgggccacattggtggggagcgagtgctctcaccactgtgccatcCCTGCAACCCACAGTGAAAAAACTGTCCAAGATCTCGAGTCGTCAACACCGAGAGCACAGTTTTCGCCAACTCGAACCAACCTGGGACGTGGAACATAGTTGATACAGAATTTTTGGGGAAAAAATTTAAGGACCAAAATCATTTTTTCGAGGACTTAATTTCCCCACAACTTGACATAAAATAACACGAAATACGATGACAAATTGATGTACAGCTAAGCTTTTAAAAAACCATGCTTTTTTAATAGAGGTTACTCTATTCAAGGAGCCTTCACAAATATTCAAGGACATGTGTTTTCAAGGGCCCATGGGAAACATGTAAAATAAGTAAGGTTCAACAATAATTTTACTCAAAATGCGGGTTTACCATGGTGTAAAAACCTGTgatatattttctttgtttcgttagctcaTGCTGTGGTTTGGCTATtttttaatggtctcttggccCTTGAAAAATATAGCACCCATGGATCTGTGGAAGAACTTGCCACGAAAAAGAAACCAGAAAGTCATGGCTTCGACTCTGAATACCATTAAGATTTTTTtgagttaaaacaaaaacacatacACCTCCACATTTAAAGTTCGGTCATCAAATCGACTTACTTTATTCTTCAACTAGCAAACCCTATTTTTACATCTAACACTCAAAAAATGAGATGGCCCAAGAGAATTCTTGCTACATACACTTATAATTGTTCTAAATGAATTATACATTAACTGTATGTTTTCGCTTTATAAATGAACTCTACAATTGAAACAATCAACTTGCACAGAGGTTTCTGTGTGAAATTTTCCATTCACATAAACAGGCACTTTTTAACACTAATGCAACTAAACTACAACTAGTTTACAATTATTGTTGCCGTCTGTAAAAAAAACGATGTTAGAATAATTTGATTCTTGCTAGAACAGATTTTCTTTAAGAATTTAACAAGCTTGATTCTTTTTCTCAAGAGATTTGATCATACTATTAATGACTTTTTTCTTGTTATCCGTGAATTTAAGATAGTCACTCTGATCTTACGACTCATCAGTTCAAAGCCTGATAAAGGTAATCCTATATTAGTTCAAACGTTACTTTTACTGCTCAAAAGTATTTACCATACAATTTGAGTTAGTTGTCAGAATATACTTGAGCCTGAAATCACATCATTCCTGGGACTTTCAACGTGCAACTGAAAATTCATGTTTCGGTTGTTCTCGATTGCGTGTTAGCGATAACCTGCTTTCCTACTGATGCGTCATGCAAACTACAATTTGTATGGAAAACTAGTAACACTTTAAACTCTCCTCTTTAAAATATAATCTTTTTAGCAGaaatttcttgaattttaattaaacTATCGTTGGGAAAGGAGATCGGTTTCATccaaatgataacaataacatgtGCTACACCATGCACCTCAATATAAAAAAGAGGGTTCTACTCCCAACGTGTTTTGTCTTAATGCCTCAATTAGGGACTTTGCTCTCTCATCACTGATAAAGTTCTGAAGCAAATACAAAGaggtaagagaggtgtttactcttaaggcctcagacaAGGAATTACCTCCCTCATGACCGATGCAATTATGAGACAAATCTAAAAatgtaagagaggtgtttacttttaaggcctcagatagggaatGAGCTCCCTCGTCACCAGTGAAGTTATAGTGCAAATGCAAAGAAGCAAGAGAGGtatttactcttaaggcctcagataaGGAATTAGCTCCCTCAGCACCAACAGAGTTCacagacaaattcaaagaagtgagagaggtgtttactcttaaggcctcggATAGGGAATTGGCTCCGTCAGCCCCAACGGAGTTCACacccaaatccaaagaagtaagagaggtgttcacTCTTAAAGCCTGTGATAGGAAATTAGTTCCCTCAGCACCAATAGAGTTACGAGACAAATTCAAAGAGGTAAGAGAAGTGTTTACCCTTAAGGCTTCAGAAAGGGAATTAGCTCCCTCAATACCAATGGAGTTCtgagacaaatccaaagaagtaagacaagtgtttactcttaaggcttCAGAAAGGGAATTAGCTCCCTCAACACCAATGGAGTTCTCAGACAATGTCAAAAGAGTAAGacaggtgtttactcttaaggcttGAGATAGGAAATTAGCTCCCTCAGCACCAATAGAGTTCTGAGACAgcttcaaagaagaaagagacaTGTtaactcttaaggcctcagatagcGAATTAgctccctcagcaccaatgGAGTTGCGGGACAActtcaaagaagtaagagaggtgtttactcttaaggcctgaGAGATGGAATTAGCTCCCTCAGCACCGGTTGTGTTATCACGCAAATCCAAAAAAGTAAGAGAgctgtttactcttaaggccttaGATAGGGAATTAGCTCCGTCAGCACCAATGGAGTTCTCAAACAagtccaaagaagtaagagatgtgtttatttttaaggcCTCAGATAGAGAATTGGCTCCGTCAGCACCAATAGGGTTCCCACGCAattccaaagaagtaagagaggtgttcacTCTTAAAGCCTGtgataggaaataagctccctcagcaccaatgGAGTTCcaagacaaattcaaagaagtaagagaagTGTTTACTCGTAAGACCAAGAATAGAGTACTCACTGATCGCTTGAACCCATAGTGCGAACCAAAATAAGTCAAGTCCACAAGATCAAGACTCTTCCCAAACATATGGGCTAATTCTGTGTAAAGGGTTTCAGAAAAAAGTTTGCATTCGTCAATAAAGCCCAAAGCCAAATTCAGGTGCATGTCATAGTAATCGGATGAGCGGCCTAAAAAATTTACAACCGATACAATGCTATTTACAATTGACACCGCAGTTGTCTCGGAATACATGGCTACAATTCCCCCCATAAATGTGAACACTTGACCTAGTTCCTCTTTGTATTCTTCATCAGCCACTGACTTGCAGTCCATTGCACCATCAATAATAGAGAACGCAAGAGAAAACgcggaaaagaattcttgaaaactcTTGTGAAAAAATGCGTAGCGGGGACAAGGTGCTCTCTTGCTACCTCCAGCCTGGATGGACACTAAGCCAAATTTAGGTAACAAACTTTGCTTGAAATCCCTTTGATGGCCTTCAAAATACAGCTCTCCTTTGCGCAGAGAATCTAGCGCCATTCTGCCAAGGATCATCAATTCcttcttgtaaaccaaaagaaGATCTTTATCACTAATTGACAAGCCGTTCTTGTTTTCATAACGTCTCAAAACAAAGAGAACGATCTCTATGTAAAGCTTCGTTCTGCTGTTTGGCAGATCCCCGTTAAGATCCTCAAATATAACACAGAGTAGGAGAGTGTTCAGAGGGTTTCTTGTTAATTCCTTTAAATTCTTGAACCGCACTTTTGCGATGAGTGTCTCTGCCAAGTGTTCTGACTGCTGAAAGTACTTTCTTATAAAACACTCCGCATCAGTTGTCGTGAATCCCACAATCTCCAGCAGAGTGTCAGTGTACGGCTTTATGTTACTCCCTACTTCATGGCGAGATGTAAGAACAATGAAACAACCAGGGAGCAGCTTTCTCTGAATAAGTTTATGGAAGAGTATCAGTTTTCCTGGGTCTGCCTCATCTAACCCATCAAGCACCACCAACACCTTGGAAGGATTTTCCCGGAGGAACTGGATAAAAGTATCTTTTACGTCTCGTTCAATGTCATCGGGCAAGATTTGATCCTCAATTGCTTTCCATATACTGCTCGATTCAATTTCACGACACCTGAGGAACAGAAGCACTTCAACTCTTGGAAAAGAATCATCCCATTCGCGACCTTGTTTAGTTGCCCAACTATATGCTAGCCTTTGACAATAGGTCGTTTTTCCAACACCGGGCTCGCCTTCAATCAACACAACAAGTGGTTTTTTGCAATCGTCATGAGGCATAAAGATACTTGTCATGCTGGTCACTTCTTTAGTCACTTTTTTGtgtctcttttcttttgcaactaTCTTAAGTCTGGTGAAAATGTTTTCTAGTTGAAAGCTGAAACTGTCACACCAAGGAACTGGCAAAATCACCCCTTCACACTTTgcgtaaatttgttttatcCACTCAATGACGCGTCTTGGGTCTCCTAGATAAAATGTAACATGAGGTTTAGCGGCAAAAATACCTCCAAATGAAAAGTTTtgatcttttgataaatcacccAATAAGCAAGGTAAAACTTGGTGGTAGATCGGTAGCCATAGGAGGCTAATCAGATCCTAAGCCCGGAGTATCGTGAAGCACAACACTTAAATAAAGATAAAGTGAGCACAAGTTCAACAAGTGGTCTACCATTCTGCCTTTTTCCCGGTTCTAATTTCACCTAGTTGTGTGAACGTTTGGCTCTAACATGAAAAGTTTTATGAACAATTCCACAAATATAAAGCCATACTCCAAAGGAACAAATATCTAGAAACCTGGTGGAGTGGCCACCAAGCtctgaaaattgaaatttagtTCACCTGCTTTGTCCGGATCACTGCATTTTCTCTTTCCACTCTTCACTCC
This genomic stretch from Acropora muricata isolate sample 2 chromosome 5, ASM3666990v1, whole genome shotgun sequence harbors:
- the LOC136916506 gene encoding protein NLRC3-like isoform X2, which produces MASCSRQPQEHDRTIKVTILASEWGSSKGGLSTINRELAIQLAKFPDVEVTFFLPKCSHESKEEAQRHDISIVEAERRPGYEELDWLSFPPGHLEMDVVVGHGVKLGKQAQVICKSHKCRWVQVVHTDPEELGMFKYYENPIWTGEQKHRLEVELCHMADLVVGVGPKLSEAFRKYLSWCKKDQDVFELTPGVFANFACVEQVPVKRKHFSVLVFGRGDSEDFELKGFDIAARSVAALPDISLVFVGAPEGKHDGIAKRFLDLGIPANRLRVRGYTDQEALKPLFCEVDLVLMPSRTEGFGLTGLEGLSAGLPVIVSKNSGFGEVLVNIPHGSSFVVDSENPSAWTAAIKSIWTKERQLRLDEAKVVRDSYGKRYGWSEQCKNLLEKMFSLLENRQDSSGRLQISFQEGAERRVASIEDRTGCSDKDQDIQGGMKRTRKKCSDQDKADASGRSQISVQESVERRGTSIEDGTGSLDKDQIFLQEGVKSGKRKCSDPDKAGDPRRVIEWIKQIYAKCEGVILPVPWCDSFSFQLENIFTRLKIVAKEKRHKKVTKEVTSMTSIFMPHDDCKKPLVVLIEGEPGVGKTTYCQRLAYSWATKQGREWDDSFPRVEVLLFLRCREIESSSIWKAIEDQILPDDIERDVKDTFIQFLRENPSKVLVVLDGLDEADPGKLILFHKLIQRKLLPGCFIVLTSRHEVGSNIKPYTDTLLEIVGFTTTDAECFIRKYFQQSEHLAETLIAKVRFKNLKELTRNPLNTLLLCVIFEDLNGDLPNSRTKLYIEIVLFVLRRYENKNGLSISDKDLLLVYKKELMILGRMALDSLRKGELYFEGHQRDFKQSLLPKFGLVSIQAGGSKRAPCPRYAFFHKSFQEFFSAFSLAFSIIDGAMDCKSVADEEYKEELGQVFTFMGGIVAMYSETTAVSIVNSIVSVVNFLGRSSDYYDMHLNLALGFIDECKLFSETLYTELAHMFGKSLDLVDLTYFGSHYGFKRSVSTLFLVLRVNTSLTSLNLSWNSIGAEGAYFLSQALRVNTSLTSLELRGNPIGADGANSLSEALKINTSLTSLDLFENSIGADGANSLSKALRVNSSLTFLDLRDNTTGAEGANSISQALRVNTSLTSLKLSRNSIGAEGANSLSEALRVNMSLSSLKLSQNSIGAEGANFLSQALRVNTCLTLLTLSENSIGVEGANSLSEALRVNTCLTSLDLSQNSIGIEGANSLSEALRVNTSLTSLNLSRNSIGAEGTNFLSQALRVNTSLTSLDLGVNSVGADGANSLSEALRVNTSLTSLNLSVNSVGAEGANSLSEALRVNTSLASLHLHYNFTGDEGAHSLSEALKVNTSLTFLDLSHNCIGHEGGNSLSEALRVNTSLTSLYLLQNFISDERAKSLIEALRQNTLGVEPSFLY
- the LOC136916506 gene encoding protein NLRC3-like isoform X1 — protein: MASCSRQPQEHDRTIKVTILASEWGSSKGGLSTINRELAIQLAKFPDVEVTFFLPKCSHESKEEAQRHDISIVEAERRPGYEELDWLSFPPGHLEMDVVVGHGVKLGKQAQVICKSHKCRWVQVVHTDPEELGMFKYYENPIWTGEQKHRLEVELCHMADLVVGVGPKLSEAFRKYLSWCKKDQDVFELTPGVFANFACVEQVPVKRKHFSVLVFGRGDSEDFELKGFDIAARSVAALPDISLVFVGAPEGKHDGIAKRFLDLGIPANRLRVRGYTDQEALKPLFCEVDLVLMPSRTEGFGLTGLEGLSAGLPVIVSKNSGFGEVLVNIPHGSSFVVDSENPSAWTAAIKSIWTKERQLRLDEAKVVRDSYGKRYGWSEQCKNLLEKMFSLLENRQVDSSGRLQISFQEGAERRVASIEDRTGCSDKDQDIQGGMKRTRKKCSDQDKADASGRSQISVQESVERRGTSIEDGTGSLDKDQIFLQEGVKSGKRKCSDPDKAGDPRRVIEWIKQIYAKCEGVILPVPWCDSFSFQLENIFTRLKIVAKEKRHKKVTKEVTSMTSIFMPHDDCKKPLVVLIEGEPGVGKTTYCQRLAYSWATKQGREWDDSFPRVEVLLFLRCREIESSSIWKAIEDQILPDDIERDVKDTFIQFLRENPSKVLVVLDGLDEADPGKLILFHKLIQRKLLPGCFIVLTSRHEVGSNIKPYTDTLLEIVGFTTTDAECFIRKYFQQSEHLAETLIAKVRFKNLKELTRNPLNTLLLCVIFEDLNGDLPNSRTKLYIEIVLFVLRRYENKNGLSISDKDLLLVYKKELMILGRMALDSLRKGELYFEGHQRDFKQSLLPKFGLVSIQAGGSKRAPCPRYAFFHKSFQEFFSAFSLAFSIIDGAMDCKSVADEEYKEELGQVFTFMGGIVAMYSETTAVSIVNSIVSVVNFLGRSSDYYDMHLNLALGFIDECKLFSETLYTELAHMFGKSLDLVDLTYFGSHYGFKRSVSTLFLVLRVNTSLTSLNLSWNSIGAEGAYFLSQALRVNTSLTSLELRGNPIGADGANSLSEALKINTSLTSLDLFENSIGADGANSLSKALRVNSSLTFLDLRDNTTGAEGANSISQALRVNTSLTSLKLSRNSIGAEGANSLSEALRVNMSLSSLKLSQNSIGAEGANFLSQALRVNTCLTLLTLSENSIGVEGANSLSEALRVNTCLTSLDLSQNSIGIEGANSLSEALRVNTSLTSLNLSRNSIGAEGTNFLSQALRVNTSLTSLDLGVNSVGADGANSLSEALRVNTSLTSLNLSVNSVGAEGANSLSEALRVNTSLASLHLHYNFTGDEGAHSLSEALKVNTSLTFLDLSHNCIGHEGGNSLSEALRVNTSLTSLYLLQNFISDERAKSLIEALRQNTLGVEPSFLY